Proteins from a single region of Aerococcus viridans:
- a CDS encoding Gfo/Idh/MocA family protein: MIKWGIIGAGNIANRFANSLEEVTDGELYAVANRTIEKAEAFKANHPCEEAYGSYQELLDDDQVDAVYIALPHKYHLEWVLKAIQAGKAILCEKPATMNQAEVSKIETALDAKPVFFMEAMKSRFTPAYQTVKELVAQGEIGEVHTVTTSLCRKFDESNASYHFEKGQGGCLLDMGVYNVALLEDFLPGEFVLKNLDYKLHESQVEVYVNAVFDVNGKEAVLESGFDRFTDAKAVISGSKGEIVLYVFHRPTKFDLIVADRVTNNEILNIVDDFYGEITHVHANLKAGRLESNRMPMADTKKFAAIIDQLKAEIF, from the coding sequence ATGATTAAGTGGGGAATTATAGGCGCAGGAAATATTGCCAACCGATTTGCGAATAGTCTAGAGGAGGTAACTGACGGTGAATTATACGCGGTTGCCAACCGGACGATTGAAAAGGCTGAAGCTTTCAAAGCTAACCATCCATGTGAAGAGGCTTATGGGTCTTACCAAGAATTATTGGACGACGACCAAGTGGACGCGGTCTACATAGCCTTACCGCATAAATACCATTTGGAATGGGTCTTGAAAGCCATCCAAGCAGGCAAAGCCATTCTTTGTGAAAAACCAGCGACTATGAATCAAGCTGAAGTTTCAAAAATTGAAACAGCTTTAGATGCTAAACCCGTTTTCTTTATGGAAGCCATGAAGAGTCGCTTTACACCTGCTTATCAAACGGTGAAAGAGCTGGTCGCACAAGGTGAAATTGGGGAAGTCCATACGGTAACCACTTCTTTATGCCGAAAATTCGATGAGTCCAATGCTTCTTACCATTTTGAAAAAGGTCAAGGTGGCTGTTTACTAGATATGGGTGTCTATAACGTGGCCTTACTAGAAGACTTCTTGCCAGGTGAATTTGTCTTGAAAAACTTGGATTACAAGTTACATGAAAGTCAAGTAGAAGTTTACGTGAATGCGGTATTTGACGTGAACGGTAAGGAAGCTGTGCTAGAATCAGGTTTTGACCGATTTACAGACGCAAAAGCAGTGATTTCAGGAAGTAAAGGGGAAATTGTGCTTTATGTCTTCCACCGACCGACTAAATTTGACTTAATTGTAGCCGATAGGGTCACCAACAATGAAATCTTAAATATTGTCGATGATTTTTATGGTGAAATTACCCATGTCCATGCCAATCTAAAAGCAGGTAGATTAGAAAGCAACCGGATGCCAATGGCGGATACTAAGAAATTCGCAGCCATTATTGATCAATTGAAAGCAGAAATATTTTAG
- a CDS encoding Cof-type HAD-IIB family hydrolase: MKIERVAFFDIDGTLFDSNKYHLPIEQQVPESTYLAIEKLKANGVLPIIATGRWKNRAQDVGDLLKIDSFITSNGQAVHIENDLVYQNYIDQALVERTVDEMRFRDVPGFFDTKEGLHLLPNVFHARDYGEPFKIVHDSEYPEHVLQMLVTTENIQIVSDWLTELKVVQTGPTHLDIYPFDVSKANGIDRVLEILNMDISQTYAFGDADNDLEMLAKVGTSVAMGNGTDNVKKTADIITSEVWNDGIYKACEQLGLFD, encoded by the coding sequence ATGAAGATTGAACGAGTGGCATTTTTTGATATTGACGGTACCTTATTTGACTCAAACAAGTACCATTTACCCATTGAACAACAGGTCCCAGAGTCAACCTACCTTGCCATTGAAAAGTTAAAAGCCAATGGCGTGCTGCCAATTATTGCGACAGGTCGCTGGAAGAACCGTGCCCAGGACGTGGGGGACTTATTGAAGATTGATTCATTCATCACTTCAAATGGTCAGGCAGTTCATATCGAAAATGACCTTGTTTATCAAAACTATATTGACCAAGCACTAGTTGAACGAACGGTTGACGAGATGCGTTTCCGCGATGTGCCAGGCTTTTTTGATACCAAGGAAGGCCTTCATTTACTACCAAATGTTTTTCATGCCAGGGATTACGGAGAACCATTTAAGATTGTGCATGATAGTGAATATCCTGAACACGTCCTTCAAATGCTCGTGACCACTGAAAATATCCAGATTGTGAGCGACTGGTTGACTGAATTGAAAGTCGTTCAAACGGGTCCGACTCATTTGGATATCTATCCATTCGATGTGTCTAAAGCCAATGGGATTGACAGGGTTCTTGAGATATTAAATATGGATATTTCACAAACTTATGCCTTCGGTGACGCCGACAATGACCTTGAAATGTTGGCCAAAGTTGGCACCTCAGTTGCAATGGGTAATGGGACCGATAACGTCAAGAAAACTGCAGATATCATTACTTCTGAAGTTTGGAATGACGGCATTTATAAAGCCTGTGAACAATTAGGATTGTTTGATTAA
- a CDS encoding Cof-type HAD-IIB family hydrolase — MTDIKLIAIDMDHTLLNDKGQLPKNFTDQVHALKEKGIQVAIASGRPLYTLADMFSHIEDDLIFVSDNGAAITKQGEQLFNSIIEPDDYRKLMAFTLEQNEAAGIPILCALDAAYIPKAHDQYDQVYRTFYTNIYYYDDFASVEAVANKFTVYTPNNDAVDQYADIYGPALNKQFSATTSGKEWIDIMNKNINKGQAMYQLSNLLNITTDQMMAFGDNYNDIEMLAAVKYSYAMENAHDDIKAQANFIAPSNNDLGVSKIIQDLLDGNF; from the coding sequence ATGACAGACATCAAATTAATTGCCATTGATATGGATCACACCTTACTAAATGACAAGGGACAGCTCCCTAAGAACTTTACTGACCAGGTACACGCCTTAAAGGAAAAAGGCATCCAGGTGGCCATCGCATCCGGACGACCACTTTATACCTTGGCAGATATGTTCAGTCATATCGAGGACGATTTGATTTTCGTATCTGATAATGGTGCAGCCATTACCAAACAAGGAGAACAATTATTTAATTCAATCATCGAACCAGATGACTACCGAAAATTGATGGCCTTTACCCTTGAGCAAAATGAAGCTGCTGGCATCCCTATCTTGTGCGCCCTAGATGCTGCCTATATTCCAAAAGCCCATGACCAGTATGACCAAGTCTACCGGACTTTTTATACAAATATTTATTATTATGACGACTTTGCGTCAGTAGAAGCTGTTGCCAACAAGTTTACCGTTTATACACCGAATAACGATGCTGTTGACCAATATGCAGACATTTACGGACCTGCTTTAAACAAACAATTCTCTGCCACAACATCTGGTAAAGAATGGATTGATATTATGAACAAAAATATCAATAAAGGACAAGCTATGTACCAACTGAGTAACTTACTCAATATCACCACTGACCAAATGATGGCTTTTGGTGATAACTATAATGACATTGAAATGTTGGCTGCAGTGAAATATTCATATGCCATGGAAAATGCACATGACGATATTAAAGCACAAGCTAACTTTATCGCCCCATCTAATAACGATCTAGGTGTCTCAAAAATCATTCAAGACTTGTTAGACGGTAACTTCTAA
- a CDS encoding YccF domain-containing protein, with the protein MIFGGIISAISWIFIGCIWCLTVIGIPVGLQCFKMAKLSLMPFGKDVVREESGFGSLLWNILWLIFGGLELAAMHLFMGVILAITIIGIPFAKQHFKLALLSLVPFGARIVPSNTLYMDIR; encoded by the coding sequence ATGATCTTTGGTGGTATTATTTCTGCCATCTCTTGGATCTTTATCGGCTGTATATGGTGTTTAACGGTTATTGGTATCCCCGTAGGCCTACAATGTTTCAAGATGGCCAAATTATCCTTAATGCCATTTGGTAAGGACGTTGTCCGTGAAGAAAGTGGCTTTGGGAGCTTGCTATGGAATATCCTATGGTTAATCTTTGGTGGTTTAGAATTAGCAGCCATGCACCTATTTATGGGGGTTATTTTAGCCATTACCATTATCGGTATCCCGTTCGCCAAACAACACTTTAAACTAGCCTTACTATCGCTTGTACCATTTGGTGCACGGATAGTGCCGTCAAATACACTTTACATGGATATAAGATAG
- the ybaK gene encoding Cys-tRNA(Pro) deacylase codes for MAKAKKTNVIRKLDQQKIPYTEMTLPEDFTPHSSEEVAEVLGINPDQQFKTLVTHGKSKNHYVFLVPVNHELDLKLAAAAVGEKNIHMIAQKDLEPLTGYIHGGCSPISMKKAFPTVIDATAQNYETIIFSAGKRSFLVEAPVNDLEKVIAQLDFADILA; via the coding sequence ATGGCCAAAGCTAAAAAAACCAATGTAATCCGTAAATTAGATCAACAAAAAATTCCCTATACAGAAATGACCCTTCCTGAAGATTTCACGCCCCATTCCAGTGAAGAAGTTGCTGAAGTCCTTGGCATTAATCCAGACCAACAATTTAAAACACTAGTCACACACGGAAAATCAAAAAACCACTATGTCTTCCTAGTCCCTGTTAACCATGAGTTAGACCTAAAATTAGCCGCTGCTGCCGTTGGCGAGAAGAATATTCATATGATTGCTCAGAAAGATCTCGAACCCTTAACTGGCTACATTCACGGTGGGTGTTCTCCCATTAGTATGAAGAAGGCCTTCCCAACCGTTATTGATGCCACCGCTCAAAATTATGAGACTATTATTTTTTCAGCCGGAAAACGCAGTTTCCTAGTTGAAGCACCCGTTAATGACTTGGAAAAAGTGATTGCCCAATTAGACTTTGCCGACATTCTAGCCTAA
- a CDS encoding amino acid ABC transporter substrate-binding protein/permease: MKHKKLSFSVFIVSLLTLLFSIAPGKVEATETGNGETYIIATDTTFAPFEFVDDSGEFVGIDVDILAAIAEDQGFDYELRSLGFDAAVQAVETGQADAVIAGMSITDERQQTFDFSEPYYESGTAFAVLDDSEYQSLEDLEGQSVAVKTGTQGATIAAELADQYGFTVNTFDDSPNMYQDVISGNSVAAVEDYPVMGYAIESGGLNLRFIGDNFEEAPYGFAVLGGQNAELLEMFNAGLKNIKASGEYDEILAEYGAGQEDTSSSTETPAAGSGETYTIATDTTFAPFEFVDENGDFTGIDVELLDAIAANQGFKYELKSLGFDAAVQAVETQQADAVIAGMSITEERQQTFDFSEPYFDSGTTFAVLADSDIESYEDLEGQNVAVKTGTQGATIAQSMADEYGFTVTTFDDSSNMYQDVISGNSSAAVEDYPVMAYAINSGGLNLKIIGDQLEPVSYGFAVLAGENQELLQMFNDGLAAIQESGEYDEIVGKYLGDSEEGETSSSNGFLTQLANNFPALLSGLGTTVYLAIISLVIATILGIFLGLMRTSGNVVLSGIATVYIDIMRGLPLIVMSFFIYFGIPQMFNITISSNLAGILTLSLNAAAYMGEIVRGGIQAIDTGQTEAARSLGLTNGQTMRHIILPQAVKVMVPSFINQFVITLKDTSILSVIGIVELTQTGRIIIARTYQSGSMWLIVGLMYIIIITILTKLSNYIEKRYVGSRTTR, translated from the coding sequence ATGAAGCATAAAAAGCTATCATTTTCCGTATTTATTGTAAGTTTACTTACTCTATTATTTTCAATCGCACCTGGCAAAGTTGAGGCAACTGAAACAGGTAATGGCGAAACCTATATTATTGCAACCGATACAACTTTTGCACCTTTTGAATTCGTAGATGATTCAGGTGAATTTGTTGGGATCGATGTAGATATTTTAGCAGCAATCGCTGAAGACCAAGGATTTGATTATGAATTACGTTCATTAGGTTTCGACGCAGCTGTTCAAGCTGTTGAAACTGGTCAAGCGGATGCGGTAATCGCGGGTATGTCGATTACAGATGAACGTCAACAAACTTTTGATTTCTCAGAACCATATTATGAATCAGGTACTGCCTTCGCAGTCCTAGACGATTCTGAATACCAATCTTTGGAAGATTTAGAAGGTCAATCTGTTGCTGTTAAAACTGGTACGCAAGGGGCAACCATTGCAGCCGAACTAGCGGACCAATACGGTTTTACAGTGAATACTTTCGATGACTCGCCAAACATGTACCAAGATGTTATTTCTGGTAACTCAGTGGCAGCGGTAGAAGATTATCCAGTAATGGGTTATGCAATCGAATCAGGTGGTTTAAACTTACGATTCATTGGTGACAATTTTGAAGAAGCGCCATATGGTTTCGCCGTATTAGGTGGTCAAAATGCTGAATTACTTGAAATGTTCAACGCTGGTCTTAAAAACATCAAGGCATCTGGCGAATATGATGAAATTTTAGCTGAATATGGTGCTGGCCAAGAAGATACATCTTCTTCAACAGAAACACCAGCAGCTGGTTCAGGTGAAACTTACACAATTGCAACAGATACAACTTTTGCACCATTTGAATTCGTAGACGAAAATGGTGACTTTACTGGTATCGATGTTGAATTATTGGATGCCATTGCAGCTAACCAAGGTTTCAAATACGAGTTGAAATCACTAGGGTTTGATGCGGCAGTTCAAGCGGTTGAGACCCAACAAGCAGATGCCGTAATCGCTGGTATGTCAATTACAGAAGAACGTCAACAAACATTTGACTTCTCAGAACCGTATTTTGATTCAGGGACAACATTCGCTGTTTTAGCGGATTCAGATATTGAATCATACGAAGACTTAGAAGGACAAAATGTTGCCGTGAAAACTGGTACGCAAGGGGCAACAATTGCCCAATCAATGGCCGACGAATACGGTTTTACCGTAACGACATTTGATGACTCTTCTAACATGTACCAAGATGTTATTTCTGGTAACTCATCGGCAGCAGTAGAAGATTATCCAGTAATGGCTTACGCAATTAACTCTGGTGGTTTGAACCTTAAAATTATTGGTGACCAATTAGAACCAGTTTCTTATGGGTTCGCTGTTTTAGCTGGTGAAAACCAAGAATTACTACAAATGTTCAATGACGGACTAGCAGCTATTCAAGAATCTGGCGAGTACGACGAAATCGTTGGTAAATACTTAGGTGATTCTGAAGAAGGTGAAACAAGCTCTTCTAACGGCTTCTTAACTCAATTAGCTAACAACTTCCCAGCCTTATTATCAGGTTTAGGAACAACTGTTTACTTAGCTATCATATCATTAGTAATTGCAACAATCTTAGGTATTTTCTTAGGATTGATGCGTACAAGTGGTAACGTTGTGCTATCAGGAATTGCGACAGTTTATATTGACATCATGCGTGGGTTACCCCTAATTGTAATGTCATTCTTCATCTACTTCGGTATTCCACAAATGTTTAATATTACCATTTCAAGTAACTTGGCGGGTATCTTAACCCTTTCACTTAATGCAGCAGCCTACATGGGTGAAATCGTTCGTGGTGGTATCCAAGCCATCGACACTGGTCAAACTGAAGCAGCAAGAAGTCTAGGTTTAACAAACGGCCAAACAATGCGTCACATCATCTTGCCTCAGGCAGTAAAAGTGATGGTACCGTCATTCATTAACCAGTTCGTTATTACCTTGAAAGATACGTCAATCCTATCCGTAATTGGTATCGTAGAATTGACGCAAACAGGTCGTATCATCATCGCCCGTACTTACCAATCAGGTAGCATGTGGTTGATTGTTGGTTTGATGTACATCATCATTATTACGATTCTAACTAAACTATCAAACTATATTGAAAAACGTTATGTAGGTTCAAGAACTACACGCTAA
- a CDS encoding 2-hydroxyacid dehydrogenase, translating into MKIALLEPLRVPEARINELAQPLIDAGHEFTYYPDKTTDPNELYERSKDADIVMIANNPYPAEVIERLENTKFINVAFTGFDHVNSKASKDKGIAIANASGYATTAVAELALGLTLDLFRAITKGNDDIRNANFPGPFQGREIKGKTVGIVGTGHIGLETAKLFKAFGANLIGYNRSEKQEAKDLGVELVELDELLQRTDIVSVHLPLNDETKHLLNKDKLSLMKESAVMINVARGPIIDDAALADLLNDGKIAGAGIDVFDGEPPLPADYPLLSAKNAILTPHVGFLSDEAMELRAQIAFENTQAFINGKPQNIVQEA; encoded by the coding sequence ATGAAGATTGCTTTACTAGAACCATTACGCGTACCAGAAGCCCGCATTAACGAATTGGCCCAACCGCTGATTGACGCTGGTCATGAATTTACCTATTACCCTGACAAAACGACTGATCCAAACGAACTTTATGAACGGTCTAAAGACGCTGATATTGTCATGATTGCCAACAATCCATACCCGGCTGAAGTAATCGAGCGTTTAGAAAATACAAAATTTATCAACGTCGCCTTCACTGGTTTCGACCATGTTAACAGCAAAGCAAGTAAGGATAAAGGGATCGCCATCGCCAATGCTTCAGGATATGCAACAACAGCGGTTGCTGAATTGGCTTTAGGTTTGACTTTAGACCTATTCCGCGCCATCACAAAGGGTAACGACGACATCCGTAATGCCAACTTCCCAGGTCCCTTCCAAGGTCGTGAAATCAAAGGAAAAACGGTTGGTATCGTCGGTACTGGTCATATCGGACTTGAAACGGCCAAATTATTCAAAGCTTTCGGCGCTAATTTAATCGGATACAACCGGTCTGAAAAGCAGGAAGCCAAAGACTTAGGCGTAGAATTAGTTGAACTGGATGAATTATTGCAAAGGACAGATATTGTTTCAGTTCATTTACCTCTAAATGATGAAACAAAACACTTGTTAAATAAAGACAAATTAAGCTTGATGAAAGAATCCGCTGTGATGATTAACGTTGCCCGCGGGCCGATTATTGATGATGCAGCCTTAGCTGACTTATTGAATGATGGTAAAATAGCCGGCGCTGGGATTGACGTCTTTGACGGCGAACCGCCATTGCCTGCTGACTACCCGTTATTATCGGCTAAGAATGCTATTTTGACACCACATGTTGGTTTCTTATCTGACGAAGCCATGGAATTAAGAGCGCAAATTGCTTTTGAAAACACGCAAGCATTTATCAACGGTAAACCCCAAAACATCGTTCAAGAAGCCTAG
- a CDS encoding DUF503 domain-containing protein, with protein MILLGLEITFTFASDSLKDKRRILQGMMKKVSAKYGVTVAETGDQDVINQAILGMGIVSNSYGFAEKMLNQAVDFCEANYPIEVIQQDWYD; from the coding sequence ATGATTTTATTGGGATTGGAAATTACATTTACATTTGCTAGCGATTCGCTGAAAGACAAACGCCGAATCCTACAAGGCATGATGAAAAAAGTATCCGCCAAATACGGTGTTACAGTTGCAGAAACTGGAGACCAAGACGTCATCAACCAGGCTATTCTTGGCATGGGTATTGTGTCAAATTCATACGGCTTTGCGGAAAAGATGCTCAATCAAGCTGTTGACTTTTGTGAAGCCAATTATCCAATTGAAGTCATCCAACAAGATTGGTATGATTAG
- a CDS encoding YaiI/YqxD family protein, whose translation MKIFIDGDGSPTKQETIQLAKKYDLPAVLVTSIDHFSKKPVADHVETVYVERGADSADLKILSMISAGDIVVTQDYGLASLALAKATVIHHSGMIYTDMNIDRLLRQRYESQQMRNARMRTKGPKPFTAEDRQHFIQALDKIIQDRL comes from the coding sequence ATGAAAATCTTTATCGACGGTGACGGTAGTCCCACTAAACAAGAAACTATTCAATTGGCGAAAAAATATGATTTACCAGCCGTTTTAGTAACCTCGATTGACCATTTTTCAAAAAAGCCAGTCGCTGATCATGTGGAAACTGTCTATGTGGAAAGAGGTGCTGACTCGGCCGATCTTAAGATTCTATCCATGATTAGTGCCGGGGATATTGTGGTCACCCAAGATTACGGTCTAGCATCATTAGCCCTGGCAAAAGCGACGGTGATCCACCACTCTGGCATGATTTATACCGACATGAATATCGACCGACTGCTCCGCCAGCGGTACGAAAGTCAACAGATGCGGAACGCCAGGATGCGGACTAAGGGGCCTAAACCCTTTACTGCAGAAGACCGTCAGCATTTTATTCAAGCCCTAGACAAGATTATTCAAGACCGCCTCTAA